CACCCCTCCTGTGCGTGGTGGGGATGGGTGGGAACTGGGAATAGCCCTTGGTAGCACTGGGGTAAACGGGAGCTGTGCCTGGTGATGGGACAACAGGCAACTCCTGCTCTACTGCACCTGTCCTTTACTGGTGTAACTGGGAACTGTCCTCACTGCGAATGGGACAAGTGGGAGCTCCTGCTCCATTGCCTTCCCTGCCAGACGTGGCAAAGAGGAACAGttcctgctggcactggagtAGCTGGAATTTACCCCACAAGCCCAGACTTGGGCAGCAGAGGCCTGCTTCCTGCTGGCAATGGGGTAACTGGGAATTGCCCTGGAGTCACTGGGATCTTTCCTGGGCGTCTGGGACTGCCCATTAGAAGCACTGGGGTAACTGGGAATGTGCTGTGGAGCCCACCGTGCCACACTGCGTTCCACCGCACCGCTGCTGCCTCCCCGCAGGTGGCTGAGGATGGCACCGTCTGTGACACCTTCACCCACAAGTGCCAGCTGCCCGAGGACACGGACCCGCTGTCGGTGAGCTGTGCCCTCACGGAGATGGGCACACTGGTCATCACTGTGCGGCGCCgtgccagccccggccccgggcagcGCCCGCAGGGGCTGCACCGCAGCGAGGCCGTGCTGTGAGCGGGGACAAAACGCTCCCTGCCCGGagcctgccagccccagcaccgtGGTGAAGCTCAGCTGGTGCCCACTGGCTGTGGCCCTCTCCACCTCCAACCCCACAGTGCTACAGCTCTGTTTATAAAGTccttttattaaattaatataaaaatctCTGTATTTACAAGGGGAGAGgtgcacagcagagaggcagcaggacCCCCTGTTCCCAGCCATGAGGGGCTAAGCACAGGGGGCAATGCCCACCCATGTCCCCGTAGACACCCCAACCTGAAGCCCCCTCcgccctgtgccaccctgagAAGGGACATTGTGGTGCTGATGGAGGGTGTGAGGGCAGTGGCCATTctggggggcaccgggggctgGGGGGGTACAGAGGTAGCAAAGTGGGAAGCCCCAAGAGCTGGCAGGTCgctggggagcaggggctggctgggatcatttggctgctccccagcccagggaggggcaGAGGCACTGGATTGAGAGTGCCCATTGCTGTGCTGAGCCTGGCATCAGcgggctcagggtgggcacaccccagcacctgccagggggcccttgtggcttctggggacacaggggtgggTCTCAAGGGTCTCACTGGCCCTTGGGGGTGTTGTCATCCTCGTCGCCGCCAGGGCCAGCCTCGCGGGGCatgtggtggtgctggtggcgTTCCCAGAACCGGCGCAGGGCCGTGGTGTCGGCCTCGCTGGAGCTGGCGGTGCTGTCGCGGAAGCTGGCGAGCGGCGGGCGCACCTTCACCCCCTTGCCCGTCAGGGAGCCCTCGATGGCCTTGCGCAGCTgtggggaccccaaacccatGGGCAAACAcctccaggtgctgctctgtgcccccccagctgccctgtccccagctcacCTCCTTGAGGGACACCATGCCCACCAGGCGCCCAATGCTGGTGACGAATGCGTGGTCCAGGCCCAGCAGAGAGAAGATGGTGTGGgtctgcaggaggaggggatgaGTTGAGGGTCTGGGGGTTGTGGGTGGGGATCTGGGATGGGGTGAGGGTGCACCTTGTGCAGCGAGGTGTGCTCCACCAGCTGGAAGGGTGCGGGGTCGATCTTGGCGCTGCTGAAGTCCACCAGCTGGTCCAGCTGCTCTTCTTCCCACTCCAGGATCTGGGGAGGTGCCATTGGGCAGGGTAAGGGGTACAGCCTCCCCACAAGGGCCCTCCCATCCTCCTTACACCTTACCACACCTCTCATCCTCCTTACACCTTACACCTTACATCCTCCTTACACCTCCTTACACCTGGTCTTATGGAGAAATCTGGGTTATCCACCCCCTACCTCCCCATGCCCACCTCATGCTCTGGCACCGCTTTGGGATCCCTCTGAGCAGGAGGGTCCCGCCTGTCTCTGCCCAACCCCTCACCTCTGCTGGGGTCATCTTGTCACCCAGAATCATCTCCTCCTGCAAGAGAGGTGTgttggcacagccctgaggctgctgtgggcagagtACGGGCAGGAAGCGGTGGGGAACAGCGAGGGTGGAGGCAGCACATGCAGGCAGGGCACAGCGAGGGTACAGGCAGGGAACAGGCAGCACGTGGGCAGGTCAGAGAACGTGATTGGTTGACAGGACATCGGTCACACCCTGATTTGCTACAGTTGGACAAGCCAAGCATGTGATTGGTGGAGAGAATGCAAGGTGTGCCATGATTGGCTGAGCAAAGTGGGGCGGATCTCGCGGTTGTGATGGCTGGAAGGCTCCACATCCTGATTCCTGGGAGGGTTTGGAATGGGGAGAATGCACATCAGGATTGGTTGGGTGGAATCGTAACTGTCCAAGATTGACTGCACAGATACTGGCCCAACATGATTGGCCAAACAGAATCTTGCCAGGCCCCTGATTGGTTCAGAGAactcctgccaggctctgattGGCTGGGAGGAGTTGTGCCCAGGCTGCGATTGGCTGCAGCTTACCACAATGGAAATGCGGACGCGTTTGGCCTTGTGATaggctgtgccctgggcctGGCCCGGGAGAGACAGCAGTtaggggatgggatgggatgggatgggatgggatgggatgggatgggatgggatgggatgggatgggatgggatggaaaatgatggaaagggatgggaagggacaggCAGGGTTGAACAGGAATGGAAAGGGATGTGACAAgaatgggcagggctgggcagggccaggcaaGGCCATTCAGGGAtgggaagggctgggcagggccaggcaaGGCCAttcagggatgggcagggccaggCAAGGCCATTCAGGgatgggaagggctggggagggacaggcTCTCACCTCGGAGGGCTCTGGGGTGGCATTGGCACAGAAGAGGCTCTTGAGGGCGATGCCAGTCTGGTCAGTGCCGCCAGCTGCGGGAGGAGAGGGGGTGTCAgtggtggggacatgggggcCAGGGGCCACATGCAGACTCACCTGCGGGGCTGTCGGCTGGGCTGCTGGGCGCCCGCTTCAGTGCTGGCTTCAGGGGCTTGCGGAGTGAGGTGCGGGCAGGGGTGCCTGAGGAGGTCTCTGTGCTGATCTGTGGGGGGATGAGTGTTGGGTGATGGTGGTGGGGGGCACCCTGGCCCGGCATCCCCCAGGACGGCTGCAGCCCTCACCTGGAAGCGGATGCTGGAATCGGAGAGCTGGTGCCCGTCCTCGGGCAGCACGTTCTGCCGCAGCATCAGCAGCCGGCgctgggggctgagctgggtGCTGAGCAGGGCCCCCACCTGCGCCCGCTCAATGGAGCCCAGCAGGATCATGGACTCTGCAGACACAGCAAGGCGCCACGCTGGCTCCTGATGTTCCCTCTGCCACCCACCCATGGCACGCTCCACAGCGGCCGTGGAtgctggcagagctcctgcctgTGTCTCACCAGCTGACTCCACCAGGGGCAGGTTCTTCATCTTGGTGCTGTTCAGGACCTGCTGCAGGTCCCGGTACTTGCAGTTGAGGGTGACGTAGCGGATGTCCCGCACCATGATGTCCTCCACCCGCACGTTGTATTTCCTGCCCAGGACAAGAGCAGCGGCCTCAGAGTAATGCCACCACCTGCCCTAGTGCCTcggtgaggggtttggggttgggacaggggacacaaaCTCACTCGTGgtggccccagcccagctcagggaggTAGGGAAGCTTCTTGATGCGGATGATGCTGTCGTAAAGGGAGGGCTGGAGGCTCTGGGCGACGGCATTGGCCAGGATGACAGCGATCATGACAGGCAGGATGTGCGACATCTGCCCTGTCAGCTCGAAGACGATGACGGCCGTGGACACCGTGTGGGTGACAGCACCCGACAGCGCGGCTGCTCCTGCGGCCACCGCCAGGAGATGGGGGAGGGCTGTCAGGTATTGCCCACCAGGCTGGGTCCCCGCCCTGGGTTCCCTCTCCAGGGCATCCACCACATATGGGGAGCCCTTGGgaccatgcagggacattcccaGTGGTGGCATTGCTCCCAGTTCCAGGGATCATCACCTCAGCTGTGGGGCAGCATCTCCAAATGATGCCCACCAAGGCGTCCCCATTCCAGCTCAGAGCTTACCCACCACGGCGTAGCCCCCCGGCACGATGCGGTAGGTGTTGCTGTCCGTCTGGATGCCATCAGGGAACCAGGCTGCCATGCTCTCCCCCACCAGGCGCCCAaaggctgcccctgcaggcacagaggggctgggaacggGCTCAGGACTCTCCCAGTACCAAGCCCAGCCTTACGccctctcctctgcctggtGCTACCAGGGAAGGGGACATCTGGGGGCACCCACGGGTGCCCAGTGTGGGCTGAGAGGTGGCTCCCTCCTCCCACTGTGCccacacagggggcagggtcTCACCAATGACGAAGACGGGCATGAAGGCTCcacagggcactgggatggTAGTGGCCAAGGCTGACATCCAGAACTGTGGAGCAGACACCCATTAGTTGCCCTCCCtgacccagccctgcctcctgccccttcTGTGACCCTCAGCTGGGTGCTGTTGAGCAGCACGTGGACACCACACCCTGCAATGGGGCATGGCCTCCTCCCAGGGGCACCCTGCCAGTTCCTTCCTGGTGGCACTTGGTGGCATCTGGCCAGCACCTCCCTGGTGGCACCTAGGAGCAAGCAGCCAGAACCTCCCTGGTGGCATGTTGGTGGCTCCCAGCCAAGATCTCTTTGATGGCATGCCAGCACCACCCAGCAAACACCTTGGTGGACTCTTGGAGCAGCCACCCAGTACCACCTTTTCTGGTGCCACCTTTCTGGTAACAATCTGGCACCTCCCTGATGGCATCCAGAAAATCCTCTCCATTACCTCCTGGTGGTACCTTGGGGATGACAGGGGAAGTAGGCACCCACCTTCATGAGGATGAAGACAACAAGTGTGACGAAGACGTtggagcggggatggagccaggcctCCAGGATGCCCAAGTACTCAAACTCATCATTGATCCCCTGCTTGGCCCACGTCTGGTTGTCAAAGAGTGTCACCAGGGTGTCCTTCTGGGTGAGCTGGTGATGGGCAGGGGTCAGCTGTGGCTTGTGGTGGccctggggtggggacaggTGTGCCACCCACGGCAGGTACCTGGCCAGCCATGAACTGTCCAAAGCCGGGCGGGAAGGTCAGCGTGGAGATGATCAGCGTCACCAGGGCGGGGAAGAGCAGGCGTCTGGcagggggcacagagcagggggtgATTTTcgtgcagccccagctccaccaccctgcagctgggcactgctgggcacctACTTCTTCATGAGGAAGCGGTTGATGGCCTTCTGGCGGCGCATGAACTTCACAATCTTGCGGTTGAAGTAGACGAAGAGCGCACCCCCGAAGCCGCTGGCGATCCTGGGCAGAGCCAAGGGAAGAGGtgtcctgctgccaccaccagcaccaccagtgccaccagcgCCACCACTGCCACCGCTGGGGCCACGGGATGGGTGCTGGGACAGGCACACTCACCCAATGACGGCAaaggcaggcagctcctgcaggtcgAAGGGGAAGTCGAGGCGGAAGCGGGTTTTGAACAGTGCCGTGATTGTCTCTGGGGGATGGTGGGGCTCAGTAGGGCTGGACAGGGGACCCCTGTGCCCCCACCCTGCCTGAGGTACCTTCATCCTTGTTCCAGACAGCAAGGACACGGAAGATGAAGGCGCTGAAGGTGGCAGCAAAGAAGCCGCGCCAGTAGTTGCGGACGGCAAAGAAGGTGGAGGTGACCTCGATGCTGAAGAGGACGCCTGGCATGGGGGGAAGTGCACAAGGGAGGTGGAGAAACCCAGGCAGGCCCTGGTGCCTGGCACGCGTCCCACCCAGAGTCCACACTCGTGCACAGCCCACGGGGGTCTGGCTGCCCCACGGACACACTACAGGGCGGTTCCAAGGATCCCCTGGCAaagcacagagggcacagcacagcgggcacagcacagcgagagggcagcacagggatgtgggcAGCAACACGAGGGGTGGGAGTGGGGTGCAcacagatggacagacagacagataggGCAGCAGGCAAAGGGCAAGGAGAGAGTCAGACACGTCACCAACCTACGGGCAGGGCTcagcggggctggagcggggAGCTCCCTGGAGCGCAGGCGGCAGGGGAGAGGACAAGAGCGGACGTTACACATCTGGGAGGGTGCTGCCCgctcctcccttcctcctccctgctgagcagcactgccctctCCCATGCCAGCTGTCCCGGGGTCCTGCTTGCCTCTCCAGGTGGACcctgctgcctgggcaggaggTGTGGGGGTTGTGGGGCGGCCCAGGGTGACCCTACCTCCGATGGGGGCGGCGAAGCAGCAGCCAACACcgacagcacaggcagctgccagcatttCAATGTTTCTTGCCTCATTCTGTGCGGGAGAGAGGAGTGAGTGGGCACTGTCCCCCAACCCTAGGCACTGCCAAacctgctgtgggcacaggtTGATCCTTCTGGGGCCAGCCTGCCTTGCTCACCTCATAGAAGCCCCCAAAGAGGGAGAGGAAGCGGCTGAGCAGGGTTGCACACATGCTGGCGATGTGGACAAAGGGACCCTGAGGGGACAAAGGGAGACTGAGGACGTTGCCCTCAGCCTCACTCCCTTGTCCCCTGCTCACCCTGCCCCGGCACTGCCCTCACCTCCTTGCCCAGGGGCAtgccactgcccagggcacacGTCAGTCCGATCACCTTGGCCACAAAGGTCTTGAAGGTGAGGTACTCCTTTAGCACAACGCCCCGCAGGATGGTCTTCATCTCGGGGATCCCTGAGCCTGGTGGTGTGGGGACAGCCTTGATCAATAGTCATGAAGGGGGGACAATGCCCCATGCTTCTGGGGGCTAACACTTGATGCTTTGCCATAACCCACTGCCACAGGAAGGTCCCAGAGACTCCTCTTCCCACAGTACAATTAGCAGGGACACCCCTATGGTTATGTGGTTACGAAGCAATTCaacccacagccccacagggaccccaatTTCACAGCCCCCAGGAGACCCTCTGAAGATCAGGTATTAGCCCTAGGAAGACCCCCAAGCCTGCAAGCCTCATAGCCCAGGAGGAAATCCACCCCTCAACTCACAGAAGACTCTCTGAAGGCCTCTCTCTCTCATAGGCCTTAGAAGTTCCCCAACCCCATAGCTCAGGAATGCATCCAAACCATAGTCCCTAGGAGACCTTCTGAAGACCAGCCCATATCCCTAGAAAGGCTCCCAGGACCTCCAGGGAGacacccaggcacagccccagggagtGGACACCCAGTTTAGGGTACAGGCAGCCCCTTGATGCCCTACCCACGGCCTGGGGGGCAAGGATCTGTGTGAAGCCAGCAGAGAAGGTGATGAGCACAGTGGGGTAGGTGACCCAGGCCATGTACTGCAGCAGCACGTTGGTGTCCAGGCCCCCGTACATCCACTTctgagctgtggggacagccagtCAGAGGTGTGGTGGGTGGCAGGGCACATGGCATGGCCCTATGGCACATGGCATGGCCTATGGCATGGCTATTCCCTGCCATGGCCCCAGGAACCCATGGGTACCCGCCTACCTTGGAGGCAGGTGGCGATGGCGAAATCCATGGCCCAGCTGACCAGTGCCATGACCAGTCCCAGCAGTATGAGGAAGACCCAGTCCTCACCCACCCTGGAGATGAGGAACCGCTGGCACTGCAAGGCGCAGACTGTGGACACAAGGGCAGGTTCAAGGCTGGAcgccccagggatggggaccctGAGGTGGCAGaggctggctggcagcagcactgacccaGGAGCACCgacccagcacagctggcaccgTTTGGTGCAGGAGcactgctgtgtccagctgccacagccagctgaCTGCACAGTCGCACACTGGGCATGCACCTCCCAGCAGCTCGGCCTCCCTGGCACGGCCccaggcacaggggctgggggccCCCATCCCCGCAGCGTGCCCGGCTATTTCGGGCCattgtgtccctgctgcccggCGGGCAGGTGGCATTGTCCTCGGCGCCGGTGTCCCATGACAGCCGCAGAAACTCTACCCGCGGCACCGCGGTGGGGTGGGAGCCCAGGGAGTCGTGGCAGTGGGGTGGGAGCCGTGCCCGACTGCGCTGCCGtggccggggctgtgcccacccgTGTCCGTGTCCCGCTGACCCTTACCCCGACAGGGGCCACAGCGGCCCTGTGTGTACTCCAGCAGCTCggaggggctgcggggctggggcgTGTCCCCCTCCTGCAGCCGCAGCCGGGCTGCTTCGTCCTTGGCAAAGGTGCCCAAGTCCTGCGTGTAACGCCCGTACATCTGGGGGAGAAGGACAGACAGTAGTGTCAGGGCAGCTGGTGCCCCAAACCCGGCAGCCAAGTGGGGAAACTGAGTCAGGGCAGCAGTGGGCATACTGGCACGGCCTGCCAGGTAAGGGAACAGCCATTGCATCCCAAGGCTAAGGGGTGGAGGCACCTGTGGGAGTGCCCGATGCCCTCCAGGGCGTGGGAAGGAGCCAGGCAGATAAGGTGAGTGTGGATCAATGGTGATTGTTTTGCCTGCATGCCCCAAGCAGGCAGCTGAAACGTCGGTACCAGTCTctggccctgcccaggtgccccaggcACTGCACTGGGGTGGAGGGTGTGGAAGGGCCTCCGGTGATGGGAGCGTGGCCAGCTTGGCCAGGAGACTCTCTGAGGGCTGGtactggggctgtgctggagctctgcaggcaccaCACTCCCACATTGCTAAGAGCAAGGCTGGGATAGCCCCTCCAAATGCAGCTTTGGCAGGTCATACGTGACATGAGCTGGCTGGtctcagctggcagcaggaaggcaaaaggacagtgagggacagGATGTACCCCCAGTTCCAGGAGAGAGGGAGCACAACATCAAGCTCAGGGCAGTCCCTGGGCTGTGAAGAGGGGGATCACATAGCGATCACCCCCTTTCCTCGGGtgcctcctgcctggctgcGGCACGTggcctggccctggcagggggtggccctggcagtgcctctCACGCTGGCCAGGAGCTCTTTGTGCCCGTGTTCCCCGCTGAGCCGGGGGCATTTGTCCCGCGCTGGCGGGCACTGCCAAGGACTCGGTTGCTTGGTTTCCGCCTCGCTCCCCCCGCACGACCTGAATGCCAAGCACCAGAGGTTGGCCCGGCACAAAGGGAGGCTTCAGGACGGCGGGGGCCCTGCCAGGCTCCCACGTTGGGACAACGTGAGCCCCATGCCGATGGCGTGCCCACCCGCCGTGCCAGCGCAGCGCGTGGCTGCCCGGCCGGGGCGCAGCTGCCCCGCTCCCGGCACGGCCCGTGCCAGCACCACGGGTGGGCACCGTGCTCGGCACGtgggcagccagccctggctgctgggggcaGTGTCCACCCTGCATGCCCGGGTCCTGTTCACAGCCCCCTGGCACACGGCAGCTCCCCGTGGGGATGGCAGGAAGGTGCAGACGGGGCAGCACTCCTGCCCAGGTCCCTTGGGCAGAGAGCAGACAGCAGCCAGAGCGGCGCCGGGTGGATTCTCTGCTCTCTAATACCCAGgttgtgcccagcagcaggagggagggtgGGGATGTAGGCACAGAGAGGAGGGTGAACTAAGTTCCATTGCTGACCCTGTCCTGGCAtggattttccccaaaactccTGCTCAGCATGGGCTCAGAGACTCCTTGCCTTGTGGAAGAGAGCTGGGGGGAAAGGCACGACCACCTTGAGGGGCCAAACCCAGCATCAGCTGCCAGAGGAGGACCCCGGCCCCGCATGGGATCTTGAATTCAAAGGCTCCCTTTGGAAAACGCTTGTTTGCTCTGGAAGATGAAATGGGCCGGCACCCCAGGAGTGCTGTCACCCTGCCAAGCACTTGCCTGCCTGGCCCCACTGCTGACCCATGGCCAGCCCAAACCAAGATGGAAGCACCCCCAGGCTGAATGccccccaaaccagctctgtgtCTACCTcctgaggctgtgccaggggctgccacaCTGTCCCCCCAGGTGCTGGGGCACACGTGGGATGCCCAGTGCCAAGTGCTCCAGCCTGGTTGAGGGTGGTGGGATTTGCTCCCCCTCTGCCTCCCTTTGGAGCCCACCCCACTTATAACAACAGGGATACAAGCAAAGGGGCCATGCCACCCTGCTGCCACCTGCCACCCTGTGCCATCCCCTGCCACCCCTCTGCCCCATGCCACTGCCCCACAGGCGGGACATGGGACCCCCATGGGTGcccagtgctgagcagccacagttactgtgcccacagccctggcatggCTGTGAAAGCCACTGGTGGGctctgtccttcctcctcctcctcctcctccccttggGTTATTTTTCCACAAAGGCCTTTTGAAACACAAACAGCCCCGGGACTCCGGCCTCTGCCGTGAAGCAGCTGAACAATCACAGTGCCgggcgggcagggagcgggcacagggggggctgccggggggcaCTCGGGGACACGGGCACGGGCCAAGGCCGCTGTGCTGgtcctgagctgctgtgctgcaggcactgcctgtgccacagccccTTGGCTCTGCCAGCCCGTGGTGCCCACTGTGCCCGGGTGATGCTGCGCCTGGGGCGGGCACTGGCAtctggtgctgctgtgtccccgtgccagcctgtcccacagcactgagctggCCTGGCAGTGGCGCCCACCTCCTCATGCCCAATGCCAGCCATCCTTCTCCCCTGAATTTCCCCCAAGAGAGCTTTTAAAGCTAAAGGGTTGGGGGGTCCTCTGGGCTGGCAGCGGGCAGGCAGAGGCCGGGGGTGTGTGTCACGCTGCCCGTCTTAGCCTGGCTCTAATCACCCTGAGCGGCTCTGCAATGAACATGTGCAGTTTGTCAAGCTTAATCCCCCCCACGGGGCCCGTTGCTCCCTGCCACAACAGCCTGGCAtgtgggggacactggggctgatgtgcaccccagcagccctggcatgtcaggGCTTCCCACAAACACCTGTGGAGCATGGGGACTCCAGGGAGACCTTTAGGTCTGGGGCCCCAAGACCCATGGCATCCCAGGGCTGGTGAAATCTGGTGAGGGAAAGGGCATGGGGTAGGGACAAAGGCCTTTGGACGTAGCTGGGCACAacctgcagcctggctgtcaTGACTTGGCTGTGGGCACAAGCAGCAGGaactgtccccaggctgtccagCTCAGACCAGCCCATGCCAGGCTCCAGCTGGATCCTGATCTTCCTGCCaggtgctggcaggagctggtggtGCCTCAGATGCactggggagggctgggcacttctcctgcccagcatgtgcccaggcagctcccaaaACGCAGGTGTGAGGTTATGGGGCAGGAGCCCACGCCCAGCCTCACCCACGAGCCCCAGGCACTTCCACGGGCCTCACGGAGCCCAGAGGCCatggggatgggcacaggagCACTCAGGGCACGGGTGCTACCCTGCCCAAAGAAAAGGAGGGCAAAGTCTGCCGGTGCTGAGCACGGCTGCCCTGATGCCAGCCCAGCGTGCCTCTCCCCTCGCTCTGCCCACAGGCTCCTCCGCCCTGCGGTGCCCGGCTGGCACGGCCTCTCTGCTCACCCACCGTGACCAGGGCGCCCAG
The nucleotide sequence above comes from Ammospiza caudacuta isolate bAmmCau1 chromosome 11, bAmmCau1.pri, whole genome shotgun sequence. Encoded proteins:
- the CLCN2 gene encoding LOW QUALITY PROTEIN: chloride channel protein 2 (The sequence of the model RefSeq protein was modified relative to this genomic sequence to represent the inferred CDS: inserted 3 bases in 2 codons; substituted 1 base at 1 genomic stop codon) gives rise to the protein MAMSLGXPSAGSSHIRPGGTHGEAAPAPRQPLVPAGKGARCPGGAGPWSPHPRQLLPPPAPTGCPGEPSWXKAAVDGVPPQAGASGRTAPDPAGHRVPSAAGAGNGRRRCRALPAEAERGRSLPRAVPRARPERSGRSRGRRGHRQRHRHRDGAEXGGSGGTMASESEAQRALQYEQTLMYGRYTQDLGTFAKDEAARLRLQEGDTPQPRSPSELLEYTQGRCGPCRVCALQCQRFLISRVGEDWVFLILLGLVMALVSWAMDFAIATCLQAQKWMYGGLDTNVLLQYMAWVTYPTVLITFSAGFTQILAPQAVGSGIPEMKTILRGVVLKEYLTFKTFVAKVIGLTCALGSGMPLGKEGPFVHIASMCATLLSRFLSLFGGFYENEARNIEMLAAACAVGVGCCFAAPIGGVLFSIEVTSTFFAVRNYWRGFFAATFSAFIFRVLAVWNKDEETITALFKTRFRLDFPFDLQELPAFAVIGIASGFGGALFVYFNRKIVKFMRRQKAINRFLMKKRLLFPALVTLIISTLTFPPGFGQFMAGQLTQKDTLVTLFDNQTWAKQGINDEFEYLGILEAWLHPRSNVFVTLVVFILMKFWMSALATTIPVPCGAFMPVFVIGAAFGRLVGESMAAWFPDGIQTDSNTYRIVPGGYAVVGAAALSGAVTHTVSTAVIVFELTGQMSHILPVMIAVILANAVAQSLQPSLYDSIIRIKKLPYLPELGWGHHEKYNVRVEDIMVRDIRYVTLNCKYRDLQQVLNSTKMKNLPLVESAESMILLGSIERAQVGALLSTQLSPQRRLLMLRQNVLPEDGHQLSDSSIRFQISTETSSGTPARTSLRKPLKPALKRAPSSPADSPAAGGTDQTGIALKSLFCANATPEPSEAQGTAYHKAKRVRISIVEEMILGDKMTPAEILEWEEEQLDQLVDFSSAKIDPAPFQLVEHTSLHKTHTIFSLLGLDHAFVTSIGRLVGMVSLKELRKAIEGSLTGKGVKVRPPLASFRDSTASSSEADTTALRRFWERHQHHHMPREAGPGGDEDDNTPKGQ